From one Pyxidicoccus sp. MSG2 genomic stretch:
- a CDS encoding JAB domain-containing protein, producing the protein MPTPALPPETLARFDTEGPGSLSDAELLALGLGLSLDVATSVLSEFGGLFAVTRASPQDLGTALGGKEALLRRVAASRELGLRMLAAPDVRPKLNKPNTVAEYLGPRIAHLPYEVFHVLCFNARNVLIRDVRVARGTVSSCAVSPRDVFAPALGTSGTVAVILAHNHPSGDPEPSAQDLALTRYLCKAAALLNVKVLDHVVIGGKGHVSLAERGMFPDSVE; encoded by the coding sequence ATGCCCACGCCCGCCCTTCCTCCAGAGACGCTCGCCCGCTTCGACACCGAAGGGCCCGGCAGCCTCTCCGATGCGGAACTCCTCGCCCTGGGCCTCGGCCTCTCGCTGGACGTCGCAACCTCCGTCCTGTCCGAGTTTGGCGGCCTCTTCGCAGTCACCCGCGCGTCTCCCCAGGACCTCGGCACCGCACTCGGCGGCAAGGAGGCCCTCCTCCGCCGCGTCGCCGCCTCCCGGGAATTGGGCCTGCGCATGCTGGCCGCGCCCGACGTGCGCCCCAAGCTAAACAAGCCCAACACGGTTGCCGAGTACCTCGGGCCGCGCATTGCCCACCTGCCCTACGAAGTCTTCCACGTGCTGTGCTTCAACGCGCGCAACGTCCTCATTCGAGACGTGCGCGTTGCCAGGGGCACGGTCTCTAGCTGTGCTGTCTCGCCCCGCGACGTCTTCGCCCCTGCCCTCGGTACGTCGGGCACCGTCGCCGTCATCCTCGCGCACAACCACCCCTCTGGAGACCCGGAGCCGAGCGCGCAGGACCTGGCCCTCACGCGCTACCTCTGCAAGGCGGCGGCACTCCTCAACGTGAAGGTGCTGGACCATGTCGTCATTGGGGGAAAGGGGCATGTCTCGCTTGCAGAGCGCGGCATGTTTCCTGACTCCGTCGAGTGA
- a CDS encoding DUF932 domain-containing protein, giving the protein MPAAIEKMVYAGETPWHGLGTHLPANGTWEDVRDAAGFYDVYEEALKLEDGFIIPDRKALRRADTRAYLSTVGTDYCPLQFEQLARAGLIAAHDVQAIWHTAGTLGPNGVRGWMLAELPEPIRVRGDSSETRKYVVLTTAHDGLSAAILANVATRVVCRNTLGAALKERGGARWCIRHTANAEARLEEAARAFRYMTTEMKEFEEMCNVLVGHRYTKEMHTAVIDALIPVPKDNKPHPRLEKDRAAVSNLFDTFTGADAPLLGTGYGALQAWTEFAKLKAPIDEGAASKRTARRLMSATVGEGATQVSRALGHILTQTGIYVRTPSALPVAA; this is encoded by the coding sequence ATGCCCGCAGCAATCGAGAAGATGGTTTACGCCGGGGAAACGCCCTGGCACGGGTTGGGGACGCATCTCCCCGCCAACGGCACCTGGGAGGACGTCCGCGACGCGGCCGGCTTCTACGACGTCTACGAAGAGGCCCTGAAGCTCGAAGACGGCTTCATCATCCCGGACCGCAAGGCCCTGCGCCGCGCCGACACCCGCGCCTACCTCTCCACCGTCGGCACTGACTACTGCCCGCTCCAATTCGAGCAGCTTGCACGGGCTGGCCTGATTGCCGCCCACGACGTACAGGCCATCTGGCACACGGCGGGCACCCTCGGCCCCAACGGCGTGCGCGGGTGGATGCTCGCGGAGCTTCCCGAGCCGATTCGCGTCAGGGGTGACTCCTCCGAAACTCGCAAGTACGTGGTCCTCACCACCGCACATGACGGGCTGTCCGCCGCCATCCTCGCCAACGTCGCCACCCGCGTCGTGTGCCGCAACACCCTCGGCGCGGCGCTGAAGGAGCGGGGCGGGGCGCGGTGGTGCATCCGTCACACCGCCAACGCGGAGGCGCGCCTCGAAGAGGCCGCGCGTGCGTTCAGGTACATGACGACGGAAATGAAGGAGTTCGAGGAGATGTGCAACGTCCTCGTGGGCCATCGCTACACGAAGGAGATGCACACCGCCGTCATCGACGCGCTCATTCCCGTCCCGAAGGACAACAAGCCGCATCCCCGGCTGGAAAAGGACCGCGCGGCCGTCTCCAACCTGTTCGACACCTTCACCGGCGCCGACGCGCCCCTCCTCGGCACTGGCTACGGCGCGCTCCAGGCGTGGACGGAGTTCGCGAAGCTCAAAGCCCCCATCGACGAGGGCGCCGCCAGCAAGCGCACCGCGCGCCGGCTCATGTCCGCGACGGTGGGGGAGGGGGCCACGCAGGTTTCCCGGGCCCTGGGCCACATCCTGACGCAAACGGGCATCTACGTGCGCACCCCCAGCGCGCTCCCCGTCGCGGCCTGA